The [Limnothrix rosea] IAM M-220 genome has a window encoding:
- a CDS encoding DegT/DnrJ/EryC1/StrS family aminotransferase, with amino-acid sequence MNQTRIPILDLKPQYESIKDEIHIAVNNVLESGQFIMGPDVKLFEQEVSNYLGVKHAIAVNSGTDALVIGLRALGIGLGDEVITTPFSFFATAESISNVGAKPIFVDIDPQTFNINPELIEASITPQTKAIMPVHLYGNPAAMAKILAIASKHNLKIIEDCAQSFGAKYCSTCCQNDCPEEIRSAISAKHTGTIGNVGAYSFFPSKNLGAYGDGGLIVTNNDQTAEIARMLRVHGAKKKYHNELLGYNSRLDTIQAAILRVKLKHIDSWNQKRRKVAQLYNQLLIDTQEIITPTLAGGHVFHQYTIRVLDGKRDQLKQHLADQSISSMIYYPTPQDKLPVYQGQYPDYPVSNKLGSEVLSLPIWPELRTDTIKYIVEQIKHYYING; translated from the coding sequence ATGAACCAAACTAGAATTCCGATACTTGACCTTAAACCACAATATGAATCTATCAAGGATGAAATTCACATTGCGGTGAACAATGTATTAGAGTCTGGCCAATTTATTATGGGACCAGATGTCAAGCTTTTTGAGCAGGAAGTATCTAATTATTTAGGTGTTAAACATGCGATCGCCGTCAACTCCGGCACCGACGCTTTAGTCATTGGTTTAAGGGCATTAGGTATTGGTCTTGGCGATGAGGTGATTACAACCCCTTTCTCATTTTTTGCTACAGCAGAATCTATTAGTAACGTTGGCGCTAAACCAATCTTTGTTGATATAGACCCTCAAACTTTCAATATCAACCCCGAGTTAATTGAAGCCTCGATTACACCTCAAACCAAAGCGATTATGCCCGTTCACCTATACGGTAACCCGGCAGCCATGGCGAAAATTCTGGCGATCGCCTCCAAACATAACCTAAAAATTATTGAAGATTGCGCCCAATCTTTTGGCGCAAAATACTGTAGTACATGCTGTCAAAATGATTGCCCTGAGGAGATTCGATCCGCCATTTCAGCCAAACACACAGGAACGATTGGCAATGTAGGAGCATACTCCTTCTTCCCCTCCAAGAACCTAGGAGCCTACGGCGATGGCGGACTAATAGTCACCAACAATGATCAAACCGCTGAAATCGCCAGAATGCTACGCGTTCATGGAGCCAAGAAGAAATACCATAACGAACTCTTAGGTTACAACTCACGCTTAGATACAATCCAAGCCGCAATTTTGCGCGTAAAATTAAAACACATCGACTCATGGAACCAAAAACGACGAAAAGTAGCTCAACTCTATAATCAACTATTAATTGATACTCAAGAAATTATCACACCGACTTTAGCCGGCGGCCACGTCTTTCATCAATATACAATTCGAGTTTTAGATGGAAAACGAGATCAACTCAAGCAACACCTAGCAGACCAAAGTATCAGTAGCATGATTTATTACCCCACCCCTCAAGATAAGCTACCCGTTTACCAAGGTCAGTATCCTGATTATCCAGTAAGTAACAAACTAGGGTCTGAAGTATTAAGCTTGCCTATTTGGCCAGAGCTTAGGACAGACACCATTAAATATATTGTCGAGCAAATCAAGCATTACTACATCAATGGCTAA
- a CDS encoding acyltransferase, whose amino-acid sequence MVKYFAHESAYIDEGADIGEATKIWHFCHISSESKIGNNCSFGQNVFVAKGVIVGDRCKIQNNVSLYEGVILEDYVFCGPSMVFTNVKNPRCEFPRNTSNDYAKTLIKRGSSIGANATIVCGIVLHECSFVAAGAVVTKDVPAYAIVAGVPAKIIGWMSAFGDILEFDQDNIAIDSIGVKYQKISEREIKKIV is encoded by the coding sequence ATGGTCAAATACTTTGCTCATGAATCAGCCTACATAGACGAAGGTGCCGATATTGGAGAAGCAACGAAAATCTGGCATTTTTGTCATATTTCAAGTGAATCAAAAATTGGAAATAACTGCTCCTTTGGTCAAAATGTATTCGTTGCAAAAGGAGTGATTGTGGGTGACAGATGTAAAATTCAAAACAATGTATCTCTTTACGAAGGTGTAATCCTAGAGGACTATGTTTTTTGTGGTCCTAGCATGGTTTTTACTAATGTTAAAAACCCACGTTGTGAATTTCCTAGAAACACTAGCAATGATTATGCAAAAACCCTTATAAAACGAGGTTCTAGTATTGGTGCAAATGCAACCATTGTTTGTGGTATTGTCTTACACGAATGTTCCTTTGTTGCGGCTGGTGCTGTCGTCACAAAAGATGTCCCCGCCTATGCCATAGTTGCAGGAGTTCCAGCCAAAATAATCGGTTGGATGAGTGCTTTCGGCGATATATTAGAGTTTGATCAAGATAATATTGCGATTGATTCAATCGGTGTAAAATACCAGAAAATTTCAGAGAGAGAAATCAAAAAAATTGTATGA
- a CDS encoding phospholipase D-like domain-containing protein, with amino-acid sequence MAQILLVIFILCLFPLSWLYVRGMFRRHQTFNIIGIPANDARFGIALASLSDSHLTSGEAVHFYTNIDQIQQARLEAIASAKNLICFETFKMAPGKRADDFAAALKKKAREGILVQILVDSNGAKKLPQRYWQQLKRAGVKVCFFNRFSWRSPIEYLRRNHRKLMIVDQRVALIGGVGIADFWDGVIPKNATAPWLDFEVHWQGEAVSFLTGLFWQHWLSSGGKVDLRLHQPNISQPEQPEQILITSGEDPTPKDSPIRSLFQTAALAAQQRIWIASPYLLPDDETTSILIATKAADIDVRIMTMGVCNDKSYVYYTSRQNYAPLLKGGVAIYEYQPSMMHAKVILIDNEWVCLGSANLDPRSFYHNDELNICSPQASLVESIDQFFRAAFAHSHLVDYREWGDRPLKQKILGRLFNVGYWQL; translated from the coding sequence GTGGCACAAATTTTATTGGTCATCTTTATCCTGTGCCTATTTCCTTTGTCGTGGCTCTATGTGCGGGGGATGTTCCGCCGTCATCAAACCTTTAATATCATTGGCATTCCGGCGAATGATGCGCGTTTTGGGATCGCCCTCGCCAGTCTGTCGGACTCTCATCTCACCTCCGGCGAAGCAGTTCATTTTTACACCAATATTGACCAAATTCAGCAAGCCAGACTGGAGGCGATCGCCAGCGCTAAAAATCTGATTTGCTTTGAAACCTTTAAAATGGCTCCCGGTAAACGAGCCGATGACTTCGCCGCAGCCCTGAAAAAAAAAGCTAGAGAAGGCATTTTAGTACAAATTCTCGTTGATAGTAACGGTGCCAAAAAATTGCCACAACGCTATTGGCAGCAGCTAAAACGAGCCGGTGTCAAGGTTTGTTTTTTTAATCGCTTTTCGTGGCGATCGCCCATCGAATATCTCCGCCGCAACCACCGCAAACTCATGATCGTTGACCAGCGCGTTGCGTTAATTGGTGGCGTTGGCATCGCTGATTTTTGGGACGGCGTTATCCCCAAAAATGCCACTGCACCTTGGCTTGACTTTGAAGTCCATTGGCAGGGAGAAGCTGTGAGTTTTTTAACCGGACTGTTTTGGCAACATTGGCTAAGCTCCGGCGGCAAAGTTGATCTACGCTTACACCAACCAAATATTTCCCAGCCCGAACAACCCGAACAAATCCTGATCACCTCTGGCGAAGACCCCACACCCAAAGATTCCCCCATTCGTAGTCTGTTTCAAACCGCCGCCCTAGCTGCCCAGCAACGCATTTGGATAGCCTCACCGTACCTGCTGCCAGACGACGAAACCACGAGTATATTAATCGCGACAAAGGCGGCTGATATTGATGTCAGAATTATGACGATGGGTGTGTGTAATGACAAAAGCTATGTCTACTACACCTCGAGACAAAACTATGCTCCCCTCCTAAAAGGTGGCGTGGCCATCTACGAATATCAGCCCAGTATGATGCATGCCAAGGTGATTTTAATTGACAATGAATGGGTTTGTCTGGGTAGTGCCAACCTTGATCCCCGCAGTTTTTACCATAACGATGAACTGAATATTTGTAGCCCCCAAGCATCCCTTGTCGAATCGATTGATCAATTTTTTCGAGCTGCTTTTGCCCATAGTCATCTGGTTGACTACAGGGAATGGGGCGATCGCCCTTTAAAGCAAAAAATATTAGGCCGATTATTTAATGTCGGTTACTGGCAGCTTTAA
- a CDS encoding 4-hydroxyphenylpyruvate dioxygenase family protein: MVLDISQELAIAYVHFYVDNLPYWQRWFQKFFALEPVDTQHFFPHLTGQDVLLRSPELQFVLSAPHAPNDPVDQYLKKHPCGVADIAFFVNPAIILNLDLNLSSPTKVINPVGFQHTLIPKQNIPKSNQNIDHLVLNVAKGSLEKIRDWYIHKLGFQPKQSFQIQTEYSGLTSQVLQHSSGIQIPINQPGDRRSQIQEFLDYNRGAGIQHIAIKQNNLPEKILHLQRQSLSFLDVPQTYYQNLLREYPFLKNLSQWSNIQRAKILVDVVRSPEEILMQIFTQPIFKEPTFFWEFIERKQGATGFGEGNFQALFEAIETAQKQRVISP; the protein is encoded by the coding sequence ATGGTTTTAGACATTTCTCAAGAGTTGGCGATCGCCTATGTTCACTTTTACGTCGATAATCTTCCCTATTGGCAACGGTGGTTTCAGAAATTTTTTGCCCTAGAGCCTGTAGACACCCAGCATTTTTTTCCACATCTTACTGGTCAGGATGTGCTGCTACGGTCGCCGGAATTGCAGTTTGTTTTATCTGCTCCCCACGCCCCTAATGATCCGGTTGATCAATATCTAAAGAAACATCCTTGTGGTGTTGCAGACATTGCTTTTTTTGTTAATCCAGCCATCATTTTAAACTTAGATTTAAACCTTTCTTCGCCAACAAAAGTCATCAATCCCGTTGGTTTTCAACATACGTTAATACCTAAACAAAATATTCCAAAAAGTAATCAAAACATTGACCATCTAGTTCTCAATGTTGCTAAGGGTTCCCTCGAAAAAATACGGGATTGGTATATTCATAAACTGGGCTTTCAACCGAAACAGTCGTTTCAAATTCAAACGGAGTATTCTGGCCTGACTTCTCAGGTTTTACAGCACTCTAGCGGCATCCAAATTCCCATTAATCAGCCGGGCGATCGCCGCTCTCAGATCCAAGAATTCCTTGATTATAATCGCGGCGCTGGGATACAACATATTGCGATCAAACAAAACAATCTCCCCGAAAAAATCCTCCATTTACAACGACAAAGTTTATCATTTTTAGATGTTCCCCAAACCTACTATCAAAACTTACTCAGGGAATATCCTTTCTTGAAAAATCTATCCCAATGGTCAAATATTCAGCGTGCCAAAATATTAGTAGATGTGGTGCGATCGCCGGAAGAAATATTGATGCAAATTTTCACCCAACCTATTTTTAAAGAACCTACTTTTTTCTGGGAATTTATCGAGCGGAAACAGGGGGCAACGGGCTTTGGAGAGGGGAATTTTCAAGCCTTATTCGAAGCCATCGAAACAGCCCAAAAACAGCGGGTAATTTCCCCATAA
- a CDS encoding TMEM165/GDT1 family protein: MDWQLLGLTFITVFLAEIGDKSQLAAIALGGSSKSPIAVFFGSVTALITTSLLGVIAGGTVAQLIPIQILKGLAAIGFATLAVRLLWYPPQGEDD; the protein is encoded by the coding sequence ATGGATTGGCAATTGCTTGGGTTAACGTTTATTACTGTGTTTCTGGCGGAGATTGGTGATAAAAGTCAGTTGGCGGCGATCGCCTTGGGTGGTAGCTCTAAATCACCTATTGCTGTATTTTTTGGTTCTGTGACGGCGTTGATTACCACGAGTCTTTTGGGGGTGATTGCGGGGGGCACTGTGGCGCAGCTGATTCCGATCCAAATCTTGAAGGGATTGGCGGCGATCGGTTTTGCGACTTTAGCTGTGCGGTTACTGTGGTATCCGCCCCAAGGTGAAGATGACTAA
- a CDS encoding TMEM165/GDT1 family protein, producing MASSQPPQKQRQWSIWTVFSSTFLTIFIAEMGDKTQLATLLIAAQSTTPWVVFFGAALALIATSLLGVLIGYWLAKKLAPDLLDTLVGVLMLVIAGLLIVDMMA from the coding sequence ATGGCTTCGAGTCAACCACCACAGAAACAAAGGCAATGGTCGATATGGACGGTTTTTTCCTCGACTTTTTTGACTATTTTTATCGCGGAAATGGGTGATAAAACGCAATTGGCCACGTTATTGATTGCTGCCCAGTCTACAACGCCGTGGGTGGTCTTTTTCGGGGCTGCTTTGGCTTTGATCGCCACAAGTTTGTTGGGGGTGCTCATTGGCTATTGGCTTGCGAAGAAGTTAGCGCCTGATCTGCTTGATACGTTGGTGGGGGTTTTGATGCTGGTGATTGCGGGTTTGTTGATTGTGGACATGATGGCGTAG
- a CDS encoding fatty acid desaturase, with protein sequence MTSVTVRPSATTLLEKNPNLRLRDILNTIPKSVYKINPLKAWSRVLLSVVAVVASYALLATIPAMVPAPVRVLLFPILWFIAGTSLTGFFVIGHDCGHRSFSRKNWVNDLVGHLAFLPLIYPFHPWRLLHNHHHRYTNNMDEDNAWAPFTPQDYDGAPGWLKFIYKHMRGRFWWLASIAHQMKLHFEMDRFDGKKGEQFRFSAWFVIISAAIAFPVMFYYLGVWGVVKFWLMPWIGYHFWMSTFTLVHHTVPEIPFKYNDEWNEAMAQLAGTVHCDYPKWVEVLCHDINVHVPHHLSTGIPSYNLRAAYDSIKENWGEYLYETKFDWELMKTITDECHIYNPDVNYIPLKQHLQNRASKMT encoded by the coding sequence ATGACATCAGTTACTGTGCGCCCAAGTGCCACAACTCTTTTGGAAAAGAATCCAAATTTACGACTGCGGGACATCCTAAACACCATCCCAAAGTCTGTTTACAAAATTAATCCACTGAAGGCTTGGTCTCGAGTCCTATTGAGTGTGGTGGCTGTGGTTGCCAGCTATGCTCTGTTGGCGACAATTCCCGCGATGGTTCCTGCACCTGTTCGCGTTCTATTATTTCCCATTTTGTGGTTCATTGCCGGTACATCTCTGACCGGTTTTTTCGTAATTGGTCACGATTGCGGTCACCGTTCTTTTTCCCGCAAAAATTGGGTTAATGACCTCGTTGGTCACCTTGCTTTTTTACCTTTGATTTATCCTTTCCATCCCTGGCGGTTACTCCATAACCACCACCACCGCTACACCAACAACATGGATGAGGATAATGCCTGGGCACCTTTCACACCTCAAGATTATGATGGTGCGCCCGGCTGGCTCAAGTTTATCTACAAGCACATGCGTGGTCGTTTCTGGTGGCTTGCTTCTATTGCCCACCAAATGAAACTCCACTTTGAAATGGATCGTTTCGACGGTAAGAAGGGTGAACAATTTCGTTTTTCTGCTTGGTTCGTCATCATCTCGGCGGCGATCGCCTTCCCCGTAATGTTCTATTATCTAGGCGTTTGGGGCGTTGTAAAGTTCTGGTTGATGCCTTGGATCGGCTACCACTTCTGGATGAGCACCTTTACCCTCGTACACCACACTGTGCCTGAGATTCCTTTCAAATACAACGACGAATGGAACGAGGCCATGGCTCAGCTTGCAGGCACTGTCCACTGTGACTATCCCAAGTGGGTTGAGGTTCTCTGCCACGACATTAATGTCCATGTTCCCCACCACCTTTCTACGGGCATTCCTTCCTATAACCTCCGCGCTGCCTACGACAGCATCAAGGAAAATTGGGGCGAATATCTATATGAAACCAAGTTTGACTGGGAACTGATGAAAACTATTACTGATGAGTGCCACATCTACAACCCAGATGTAAATTACATTCCCCTGAAGCAGCACCTCCAAAATCGTGCTTCAAAAATGACTTAA
- a CDS encoding response regulator, with protein sequence MNAFILHSSPRQARIWQKLLQSQNWSAAILQQETDLRQQIFVGEAENKLPDVILLADNIPNIKLAAVCDWLTTRDQKVPLIALSALSHQELTATQRQLAKAKGAQELLPAFSAATIAIEAIKGVKRVATTVGGLEVQNSALMSCIVALQNEFVEDTTPAADNEGILGKTTITRKFRGQEYAVELPEMPMPKTGKRRYRGQEY encoded by the coding sequence ATGAACGCTTTTATTTTGCATTCATCGCCCCGACAAGCACGCATCTGGCAAAAACTCTTACAATCCCAAAACTGGTCAGCGGCCATCCTCCAACAAGAAACTGACTTAAGACAACAAATTTTCGTGGGTGAAGCAGAAAATAAATTACCCGATGTGATTTTATTGGCGGACAATATCCCGAATATAAAACTGGCAGCTGTTTGTGACTGGCTCACCACCCGCGACCAAAAGGTTCCATTGATTGCTCTATCTGCTTTATCCCACCAAGAACTCACCGCGACACAACGACAATTAGCAAAGGCCAAAGGAGCTCAGGAACTACTGCCAGCATTTTCAGCGGCAACGATCGCCATTGAAGCAATCAAAGGTGTCAAGCGCGTAGCGACAACAGTGGGCGGCCTCGAAGTCCAAAACAGCGCCTTGATGAGCTGTATCGTAGCATTACAAAATGAGTTTGTTGAGGACACGACACCGGCTGCCGATAACGAAGGGATATTAGGGAAAACAACCATCACTCGTAAATTTCGGGGACAAGAATACGCGGTCGAACTTCCTGAAATGCCGATGCCAAAAACGGGGAAGCGTCGCTATCGCGGTCAGGAGTATTAA
- a CDS encoding GNAT family N-acetyltransferase — MDQDWQKFKIRDWQKGDRLAAAAVVKNVLEEYDVGWEPERADKEVFEIESHYWENDGEFWVVEQAGKIVGTAGYHPIRRGTKAVEIRKVYLLESVRGKGLGKYLMAELEKAIAAKGYQQIWVETISRFQAAKHIYESTGYEAATGIETERCDLVFVKHLNR; from the coding sequence ATGGATCAAGATTGGCAAAAATTTAAAATTCGAGACTGGCAAAAGGGCGATCGCCTAGCAGCTGCAGCAGTGGTAAAAAACGTTTTAGAAGAGTACGATGTCGGCTGGGAGCCGGAGCGGGCGGATAAAGAAGTTTTTGAAATCGAAAGTCACTATTGGGAAAATGATGGCGAATTTTGGGTGGTAGAGCAGGCAGGCAAAATTGTTGGCACGGCAGGGTATCATCCCATTCGTCGTGGTACGAAAGCTGTTGAAATTCGTAAGGTTTATCTGTTGGAGTCGGTTCGAGGTAAAGGTTTAGGAAAATATTTAATGGCAGAATTAGAAAAGGCGATCGCCGCCAAAGGCTATCAGCAGATTTGGGTAGAAACCATTTCTCGGTTCCAAGCTGCCAAACATATTTACGAATCCACGGGCTACGAAGCGGCGACAGGCATTGAGACAGAACGCTGCGATTTAGTTTTTGTCAAACATCTCAACCGTTAA
- a CDS encoding alpha/beta hydrolase: MVSSSPSPPEKKTSPRKSKTLLIRLFLWIKQFLDERKLPYVANQACRVYFGKEKASRRKCQSILQTRIELDVQQLKHFLQTSIGDRLLAWLSPLFHFPDQPDSKDGLRQLFLEMAGEQDGISLLQLLHLMPEQAQIDLDTLMARASQLESLVQKTEQWLKQVRAIAAENVEPEQVEKFATLPDLQQLGSHDVLVNQLADEQETLYVQPTILAENTRIIVLSHGLGAQPQDLLSLGEYFASHGYFVVIPHHCGSSSDRLKLMLLGEVDEVFPYGEFGDRPRKISQILDWLTLHNYEQFGGKLNVQNVGVMGHSFGAYTALAAAGATIYFDQLQLACDDNPTADPNISLLLQCQALGIRENLQPHHDPRIGCLCVWDFVGSAMFGEQGLAPVHVPVMAIAGSHDMTTPFVLEQLRLFQWLRSPQTYLVVMEGKAHVQNLRQLTKKMGLKISVSSPHQSQSPRTKFMIKIQALGLAFFNRHLRKQTEAKVYLTASYGDYLTKSPHHISLLNHQDKLVLADLP; the protein is encoded by the coding sequence ATGGTTTCCTCTAGTCCTTCTCCCCCCGAAAAAAAGACATCGCCCCGCAAAAGTAAAACGCTGTTGATCCGGTTATTTTTATGGATAAAACAGTTTTTGGATGAGCGTAAATTACCCTACGTTGCGAACCAAGCTTGTCGGGTTTATTTTGGCAAAGAAAAAGCCAGTCGTCGTAAGTGCCAGAGTATTCTCCAAACGCGCATCGAGCTGGATGTTCAGCAGCTTAAGCATTTTTTGCAAACTTCTATCGGCGATCGCCTATTAGCTTGGCTCTCTCCCCTATTTCATTTTCCAGACCAACCGGACTCGAAGGATGGTTTAAGGCAACTGTTTCTGGAGATGGCAGGAGAACAAGATGGTATTTCTCTCTTGCAACTCTTGCACCTTATGCCGGAGCAAGCGCAAATTGATCTCGATACTCTCATGGCACGGGCTAGTCAGCTCGAATCCCTCGTCCAGAAAACGGAACAGTGGCTCAAGCAGGTACGGGCGATCGCCGCCGAAAATGTTGAGCCAGAACAGGTGGAAAAATTCGCGACTTTACCAGATTTACAGCAGCTCGGTTCCCATGATGTGTTGGTAAATCAGTTAGCTGATGAGCAAGAAACGTTATATGTTCAACCGACAATTCTTGCAGAAAATACGCGCATTATCGTTTTATCTCATGGTTTAGGGGCACAGCCACAGGATTTACTCAGTTTAGGAGAATATTTCGCTTCTCACGGCTATTTTGTTGTAATTCCCCACCACTGTGGCAGTAGTAGCGATCGCCTGAAATTGATGTTGCTAGGGGAAGTGGATGAAGTGTTTCCCTACGGAGAATTTGGCGATCGCCCCCGCAAAATTAGTCAGATTTTAGACTGGCTCACCCTCCACAATTATGAACAGTTTGGCGGCAAATTAAATGTGCAAAATGTAGGTGTGATGGGGCATTCCTTTGGCGCGTACACAGCTCTAGCGGCAGCAGGAGCAACCATCTATTTTGACCAACTCCAACTAGCCTGTGATGACAATCCCACCGCCGATCCGAATATTTCATTGTTATTGCAATGTCAGGCTTTAGGTATCCGCGAGAACTTACAACCCCACCATGATCCGCGTATCGGTTGTCTATGTGTGTGGGATTTTGTGGGGAGTGCCATGTTTGGTGAGCAAGGATTAGCGCCAGTCCATGTGCCCGTTATGGCGATCGCCGGCAGCCATGACATGACAACACCCTTTGTACTAGAACAACTGCGATTATTTCAATGGTTGCGATCGCCGCAGACCTACCTTGTGGTAATGGAAGGGAAAGCCCATGTGCAAAATTTACGGCAGCTCACCAAAAAAATGGGACTAAAAATCTCCGTTTCCTCGCCCCACCAATCCCAATCCCCACGAACAAAATTTATGATAAAAATTCAGGCCTTAGGTTTAGCCTTCTTTAATCGACATTTACGCAAACAAACGGAAGCCAAGGTTTATCTCACAGCGAGCTACGGTGATTATTTAACGAAATCGCCCCACCACATTTCCCTCTTAAATCATCAGGATAAACTTGTTTTAGCAGATCTTCCCTAG
- a CDS encoding glycerophosphodiester phosphodiesterase — MKIFKQNIGDRPLILGHRGVPTDHQENTMAGFQQAITLGLDGVELDVFLTKDEKLVVFHDLDTERLTGVSGTITDMTWPEIQQLEIKQTLDVGDEVIDYGKPEKIVLLENVLEEARGKLIIDIEIKAYSLDFGQRHTGTAVANLIKKMGVEKDVFITSFNFWPVWWLERAYPGLESGFSYSPAFSTNFLVQSLMESSLMGKIVGSTSTNMSLNMFDDDTVERVHKKGLSIGAWTVFSQDSKWLGDAIPPEKELEMIKDLTQRGIDYFITDDPVRLREFLQTL, encoded by the coding sequence GTGAAAATCTTTAAGCAAAATATCGGCGATCGCCCCTTAATCCTTGGCCATCGAGGCGTACCGACGGATCACCAAGAAAATACGATGGCGGGTTTCCAGCAGGCGATCACCTTGGGTTTAGACGGCGTTGAGCTGGATGTTTTTCTCACCAAAGACGAAAAATTAGTCGTGTTCCATGACCTCGATACCGAGCGATTGACAGGCGTTTCCGGCACAATCACCGACATGACCTGGCCAGAAATTCAGCAGCTAGAAATCAAACAAACCCTTGATGTAGGCGACGAAGTGATTGACTATGGCAAACCCGAAAAAATTGTGTTGCTAGAAAATGTCCTTGAAGAAGCCCGTGGCAAATTAATCATTGATATCGAAATTAAAGCCTACAGTCTCGATTTTGGGCAGCGGCACACAGGCACAGCCGTCGCGAATTTGATCAAAAAAATGGGCGTTGAAAAAGATGTTTTTATTACGTCGTTTAATTTTTGGCCAGTGTGGTGGCTAGAGCGCGCCTATCCCGGTTTAGAGTCAGGCTTTAGTTATTCCCCAGCCTTTAGTACAAATTTTCTTGTGCAATCTTTGATGGAGTCCAGCTTGATGGGCAAAATTGTGGGGTCAACATCGACCAATATGAGCCTGAATATGTTTGACGACGATACCGTCGAGCGTGTCCACAAAAAAGGATTGAGCATTGGGGCATGGACAGTTTTTTCCCAAGATTCCAAATGGTTGGGCGATGCCATTCCGCCAGAAAAAGAGCTAGAAATGATCAAAGATTTAACCCAGCGGGGTATTGATTATTTCATTACCGATGACCCTGTCCGTTTACGCGAATTTCTCCAGACTCTGTAA
- a CDS encoding DUF1350 family protein yields MIWQESAGSWYLIPVQPIGVVHFLGGAFVGTAPQLTYKWLLEQIADAGFAIITTPFVNSFDHLAIARQVLNRFENILDRLQNAQLLGFLPVYGVGHSMGCKIHLLINSLFNVQRAGNVLMSYNNFPVRRSIPFLDQVDSVPFLEQFDLNRSIDNFEFTPSPAETNEIIQTSYQTRRNLLIQFENDTIDQTIELSPILLERFPNMVVSRKISGNHLTPLGQEINWQVGEGFAPLEAFGKWMKQEFSKDLIVLKAEVCRWLNPTSVVI; encoded by the coding sequence ATGATTTGGCAAGAGTCAGCAGGTAGTTGGTATCTCATCCCAGTGCAGCCTATTGGTGTGGTGCATTTTCTCGGTGGTGCTTTTGTCGGTACAGCGCCCCAGTTGACCTATAAATGGCTCCTCGAACAAATTGCCGATGCTGGTTTCGCGATTATTACCACTCCTTTTGTGAATAGCTTTGACCATTTGGCGATCGCCCGACAGGTTTTAAATCGCTTTGAAAATATTCTCGATAGACTACAAAATGCCCAACTGCTAGGATTTTTGCCTGTTTACGGAGTTGGCCATAGCATGGGCTGCAAAATTCACCTACTGATTAATAGCCTTTTCAATGTTCAGCGAGCCGGGAACGTATTGATGTCCTACAACAATTTTCCTGTGCGGCGCTCCATTCCCTTCCTCGATCAAGTTGATTCTGTGCCGTTTCTAGAGCAATTTGATTTAAATCGCTCCATCGATAACTTTGAATTTACCCCCAGTCCAGCTGAAACGAACGAAATTATTCAAACCAGCTACCAAACCCGCCGCAATCTACTGATCCAATTTGAAAATGACACCATTGATCAGACCATAGAGCTATCGCCAATTTTGCTAGAACGCTTTCCGAATATGGTTGTGTCTCGCAAAATTTCAGGCAATCATCTCACTCCCCTCGGACAGGAAATTAATTGGCAAGTTGGTGAAGGCTTTGCGCCCCTAGAAGCCTTTGGGAAATGGATGAAACAAGAATTTTCAAAAGATCTAATTGTCCTGAAAGCAGAGGTTTGTCGTTGGCTTAATCCCACCAGTGTTGTGATTTAA